Proteins from a single region of Runella sp. SP2:
- a CDS encoding SusC/RagA family TonB-linked outer membrane protein produces MKHFFPLERVTRMLLVIGLVWGGLCTSVYAQLRTITGKVTTGEDGSAMPGVNVVLKGTQKGTSTNASGNYSIEVNGANPVLVFSFVGYDPTEVAVGNRNMIDVKLNPGAETLGEVVVTALGIKREKRALGYSVGEVAGKDIVNVPQENVLNALSGRVAGVQINQTSGVGSSVSIVIRGAKSLSNDNQPLFVVDGVPIANSLNNLRSMGDRNNVDYGNAISDLNPDDVESISVLKGPSAAALYGSRAGNGVILITTKTGKKGKGLGVSFSTSNVFETPYRFLDFHYKYANGNRNARLDETSAYWAGPELDKGILAAQWNSPLDANGQKIPTELKSYKDNMKNFLETGITTTNNLSISGSSDKSTYRVSYNYMQNNGPIPNSDLKRHTLSAAGTYDISNKVKLSTNLNFVRSFSKNRPSTANRGANPLEAVYLWPHVDVRELKNYWVPGNEQIRQLSPSANGDNPYFLAYGINNGFNRDRVYGNMKLDYNITPELSAFARVSYDMFTEDRETKIPWSYSRVRNGGYYLQGIGRNETNTDFLLTYKKAIKSFDLSVSGGGNYMVQNYKEDYMGGSILTVPGLYRISNIPLASLQVSNGSNKKEIYSLYGMASLGYKNMLYLDLTARNDWSSTLPAENRSYFYPSASLSWLANYTFSLPKSISLLKFRAGWAQVGNDAAPYQLVPTLGTGTWGSLITTNVPGTLLNAQLKPEIATSTEFGLDFGLFENRIRFEGTYYYVENKNQILSITTPTSSGFGSKLINAGLLASKGWEINLGGSPIRDRNGWNLDVNVNFTRNRTRIKELTEGMDFYQLWDDNNGGAFTYVGQEIGDIYSRGYATVQDPASPYYRWPILSRTGSWIAVNDRNAREKVGNFNPKFIMGMQATLSYKRFSLAASFDARIGGNFQSYTYRYGESDWKSQRQINNLIPGGLYSEAELVALLKSDPEKYIIPENGNFPRVGGYTKATGGMGADGDGAFVPGVILNADGSYTEHLGGAGTNIFPISNTYPWSFNKQITFDASFLKMRELSLSYNIPNIGGFRNASISVFTRNLMLWNAAKIGIDPERAFQADGGRFRQGIELQNVMPWTMPIGFKLNFNL; encoded by the coding sequence ATGAAACACTTTTTTCCTTTAGAACGGGTAACGAGGATGTTGCTTGTAATAGGATTGGTATGGGGAGGCCTCTGTACTTCAGTGTACGCCCAACTTAGAACCATCACAGGGAAAGTAACGACTGGCGAAGACGGTTCTGCCATGCCTGGCGTGAACGTCGTACTAAAGGGTACCCAAAAAGGGACCAGCACAAACGCATCAGGAAACTATTCAATCGAAGTAAACGGGGCAAATCCAGTACTCGTTTTTTCGTTTGTTGGGTATGATCCAACGGAAGTTGCGGTAGGAAACCGTAATATGATTGACGTAAAGTTAAACCCAGGTGCCGAAACACTTGGGGAAGTGGTCGTAACGGCCTTGGGTATCAAACGCGAAAAACGTGCCCTTGGCTACTCAGTAGGAGAGGTTGCAGGAAAGGATATTGTAAACGTACCGCAAGAAAACGTACTAAATGCGCTTTCAGGGCGCGTGGCTGGGGTACAAATCAACCAGACCAGTGGCGTTGGTTCGTCGGTTAGTATCGTCATTCGTGGGGCTAAATCATTGAGTAATGATAACCAACCACTTTTTGTGGTGGACGGTGTACCCATTGCCAACAGCTTGAACAACCTTCGCTCAATGGGTGACCGTAACAACGTTGACTATGGTAACGCCATCTCTGACCTTAACCCCGACGATGTAGAAAGTATTTCGGTCTTGAAAGGCCCAAGTGCAGCGGCATTGTACGGTTCACGCGCTGGAAACGGGGTGATTTTGATTACGACCAAGACGGGCAAAAAAGGTAAAGGCTTGGGTGTTTCTTTTTCTACCAGCAACGTCTTCGAGACACCTTATCGCTTCTTGGATTTTCATTACAAGTACGCCAACGGAAACCGCAATGCGCGCTTAGACGAAACGTCGGCGTATTGGGCTGGACCAGAGTTGGATAAAGGTATCTTGGCCGCGCAGTGGAATAGCCCATTGGATGCCAATGGTCAGAAAATTCCGACGGAGTTGAAGTCGTATAAAGACAACATGAAAAACTTCTTGGAAACGGGGATTACGACGACCAACAATTTGTCGATTTCGGGTTCGAGCGATAAGAGTACCTACCGCGTTTCGTACAACTACATGCAAAACAATGGCCCAATCCCTAACTCGGATTTGAAGCGCCATACCTTATCAGCGGCTGGTACTTACGATATTAGCAACAAAGTTAAACTTAGCACTAACCTAAACTTTGTTCGCTCCTTCTCTAAAAACCGCCCATCCACCGCCAACCGTGGTGCCAACCCACTCGAAGCCGTTTATCTTTGGCCACACGTTGATGTCAGAGAGCTTAAAAATTATTGGGTACCAGGCAACGAGCAAATTCGCCAGCTTTCTCCTTCAGCAAACGGTGACAACCCTTATTTCTTGGCGTACGGAATTAATAACGGTTTCAATCGTGACCGTGTGTATGGAAACATGAAGTTGGATTATAACATCACGCCAGAACTCTCGGCTTTTGCACGGGTATCGTACGATATGTTTACCGAAGACCGTGAAACCAAAATTCCTTGGAGCTACTCACGTGTAAGAAACGGAGGTTACTACTTGCAAGGAATTGGTCGCAATGAAACAAACACTGATTTCTTGTTGACCTACAAAAAAGCCATCAAATCGTTTGATTTGAGCGTGTCGGGTGGTGGAAACTACATGGTGCAAAACTACAAAGAAGACTACATGGGTGGTAGCATCCTGACTGTACCGGGCTTGTACCGTATCTCAAACATTCCGTTGGCGTCGTTGCAGGTAAGTAATGGAAGCAACAAGAAGGAGATTTATAGCTTGTACGGAATGGCATCGTTGGGCTATAAAAACATGCTTTACTTAGACCTAACAGCCCGTAACGACTGGTCGAGTACACTTCCTGCCGAAAACCGTTCGTATTTCTACCCATCGGCTTCGTTGAGCTGGTTGGCCAATTATACCTTTAGCTTACCAAAATCAATTTCATTGTTGAAATTCAGAGCAGGTTGGGCACAAGTGGGTAACGATGCCGCACCTTATCAGTTGGTACCAACGTTGGGTACAGGAACTTGGGGAAGCTTGATTACAACCAACGTGCCAGGGACGTTGTTGAACGCCCAATTGAAGCCAGAAATCGCTACTTCTACTGAGTTTGGTTTAGATTTTGGTTTGTTTGAAAACCGTATCCGTTTTGAAGGAACGTATTACTACGTAGAAAACAAAAACCAGATTTTGAGCATTACTACCCCTACTTCTTCAGGCTTTGGTAGCAAACTTATCAACGCAGGTTTGTTGGCAAGTAAAGGCTGGGAAATCAACCTCGGTGGTAGCCCAATCCGCGATAGAAATGGCTGGAACTTAGACGTGAATGTAAACTTTACTCGTAACCGTACACGTATCAAAGAGTTGACCGAGGGAATGGATTTCTATCAGCTTTGGGATGACAACAACGGTGGCGCATTTACGTACGTAGGACAAGAAATTGGCGACATCTATAGCCGTGGATATGCTACTGTTCAAGACCCTGCATCTCCCTATTATCGCTGGCCAATTTTGAGTAGAACAGGAAGTTGGATAGCCGTCAATGACCGTAATGCGCGTGAAAAAGTAGGGAATTTCAATCCTAAGTTTATCATGGGTATGCAGGCTACGCTTTCCTACAAGCGTTTCTCATTGGCCGCTAGTTTTGATGCACGTATTGGCGGTAACTTCCAATCTTACACTTATCGCTACGGTGAGTCTGATTGGAAATCGCAACGTCAAATTAATAACCTAATTCCTGGTGGATTGTACTCAGAAGCAGAACTTGTTGCGCTTCTTAAATCTGATCCTGAAAAATACATCATTCCTGAAAACGGAAACTTCCCACGGGTAGGTGGCTATACCAAAGCAACGGGTGGCATGGGTGCTGACGGTGACGGAGCATTTGTTCCTGGAGTAATCTTGAACGCAGATGGGTCTTACACAGAACACTTAGGAGGAGCAGGAACCAACATTTTCCCAATTTCAAACACGTATCCTTGGAGCTTTAATAAGCAAATTACGTTTGATGCTTCTTTCTTGAAAATGAGAGAGTTGTCGTTGAGTTATAATATTCCTAACATCGGTGGTTTCCGCAATGCAAGCATTTCAGTTTTCACCCGTAACCTCATGCTTTGGAACGCTGCAAAAATCGGAATCGACCCTGAAAGAGCTTTCCAAGCAGATGGCGGCCGTTTCAGACAAGGTATCGAGTTGCAAAACGTAATGCCTTGGACGATGCCAATCGGGTTTAAGTTAAACTTCAATTTGTAA
- a CDS encoding SusD/RagB family nutrient-binding outer membrane lipoprotein — MKSYIKIFAFSALLTGITTSCSEDELRVVDTVQQLDAVESVNDPFLLASVIKQTSLFYQNMGFDNRRLPSAVQHMQSNYQSGDNFYSGFKSPIDDMYSAMNILKLIDGSIGLADKRASKVHKGIFITFRVMLFSYMTDFYGDVYYTQALKAREGILYPKYDKQSDTYAGLLKELDDATALMNSGTEPIDKSYDLMFGGDKTKWLKFANSLKLRLIMRASGKLTDAGARMTAVLASPVFTDATENASIAYVGTTADNSWKGGTINWGSVDEFNKRRPCKTLVDKLVELKDPRLNVWVAPVETPWTTDKSKDGQTVTTTDANGFTYTSKWEYLDVNNKDMAAQVSNITDTDKLYVGFIAGMLSDWKNGNGHYNTAAGGVVGNFKVSQYSQLFRQNKHNLLKAQLMNSDEVQFILAEAAAKGLISGSADTYYRKGITNSLLRWGVKQADVDKYLAQTSIALPADKAGQLAKIAEQKWLALFTVSTEAYLDLRRTGLPNIFSNGRLTGYTFPVRYRYPGNELGQNRTAYDLGVSTLSPATDNEFSKMWLLQ, encoded by the coding sequence ATGAAATCATACATAAAAATTTTCGCATTCTCAGCCTTACTGACAGGAATAACAACGTCTTGCAGTGAAGATGAATTACGGGTAGTGGATACCGTACAGCAGCTCGACGCGGTAGAATCGGTCAACGACCCGTTCTTGTTGGCGTCAGTTATTAAGCAAACGTCGCTTTTCTACCAAAACATGGGCTTTGACAACCGCCGCCTTCCTAGTGCGGTGCAACACATGCAAAGCAACTACCAAAGCGGCGACAACTTCTATTCAGGATTTAAGTCGCCGATTGATGACATGTATTCGGCCATGAATATCCTTAAACTGATTGATGGTTCGATTGGTTTGGCCGATAAACGGGCGTCGAAAGTACACAAGGGTATTTTTATCACGTTTCGGGTGATGTTGTTTTCGTACATGACCGATTTCTACGGCGATGTGTATTATACCCAAGCTTTGAAAGCACGCGAGGGGATTTTATATCCCAAATACGATAAACAGTCGGATACCTATGCGGGCTTGTTGAAAGAGTTGGACGATGCTACAGCGCTGATGAACTCAGGCACAGAACCCATCGACAAAAGTTATGATTTGATGTTTGGCGGGGATAAAACCAAGTGGCTCAAATTCGCTAACTCGCTCAAATTACGCTTAATTATGCGTGCGTCGGGCAAATTGACGGATGCTGGTGCACGAATGACCGCCGTGCTTGCCTCTCCAGTCTTTACGGATGCCACCGAAAATGCCTCCATTGCCTACGTAGGAACAACGGCAGATAACTCGTGGAAAGGTGGTACAATTAATTGGGGCTCGGTCGATGAATTTAACAAACGTCGTCCTTGTAAAACATTGGTTGACAAGCTAGTAGAGTTAAAAGATCCGCGTTTGAATGTATGGGTAGCTCCCGTAGAAACTCCTTGGACTACCGATAAGTCGAAAGATGGACAAACGGTAACAACAACCGATGCCAACGGCTTTACTTATACTTCAAAGTGGGAGTATTTGGACGTAAACAATAAAGACATGGCCGCGCAAGTATCCAACATTACCGATACTGACAAGTTATACGTAGGATTTATTGCGGGGATGTTGAGCGACTGGAAAAACGGAAACGGGCACTACAATACCGCCGCAGGTGGGGTTGTGGGTAACTTTAAAGTTTCACAGTATTCGCAGTTGTTCCGCCAAAACAAGCATAATTTGCTCAAAGCCCAACTGATGAACAGCGACGAAGTGCAGTTCATTTTGGCCGAAGCTGCGGCTAAAGGTTTGATTTCGGGAAGTGCTGATACCTACTACCGCAAGGGCATCACCAACTCACTATTGCGTTGGGGCGTAAAACAAGCCGACGTGGATAAATACTTGGCACAAACCAGCATTGCTTTACCAGCTGATAAAGCAGGGCAGTTGGCCAAAATTGCAGAACAAAAATGGTTGGCTTTATTTACCGTTTCGACCGAAGCGTACTTGGATTTGCGTCGTACGGGCTTGCCAAATATCTTCAGTAATGGTCGCTTGACGGGTTATACATTCCCCGTTCGGTACCGCTATCCAGGCAATGAACTAGGGCAAAACCGCACGGCTTACGACTTGGGAGTAAGCACGTTATCTCCTGCAACAGATAACGAGTTTTCAAAAATGTGGTTATTGCAATAA
- a CDS encoding SusC/RagA family TonB-linked outer membrane protein, producing MKDNSTMGRMLKRILLTTMVVSGCFAMVWAQTRTITGKITSKEDGNAMPGVNIVLKGTQRGSSSNATGNFSIEVPNNNAVLVFSFVGYKTQEIPVASRSIIEIALEPGAESLQEVVVTALGINREKRSLAYSVGELKSEDIVKASNPNLLKALDGKVSGVNLTSLSSDPTSSVLVNIRGSSAMPTLSDANVSLKSQPLYVINGVPVGTQSFTNKDGVDFGNILSQLNPEDIASVTILKGGSAGALYGAEGGNGVIMITTKSGVGLKKGIGVSFTSAATTEKAYQFFPEQTVFGQGERAYEWQYDNTDTWGPTLDGTYKADYWDVAAKQWKNGPMVSSGEDRVKEYLRTGSTLTNTVGVTGNYDKGSFRFSISDMNNRGVMPNTKTDQKSFTLNTTYNLTKDIRVSVSGNYIKTFTPNKANVTGSNSVLNDLLFNLPTNLQPLSQMRDYWLTGFAGVRQNGAIMKDNGIDVAQNNPWWITYEKIHKFARDNYFGKAQLDWQLSKPFSLMLRTGMQNVRENYELRQSWGAKGDAYGQYVVGNNNSMEANTDAILTYNNTFGKMNLSVSGGGNYRFTNASTLEITGGDLSSPNLFTLANIKAGTLTVSGTSTNLGTNVGAPYFNGKSVSAYGTANLSYDNKLFLEVTGRNDWKGAYAQEKISYFYPSASLSWVASESFKLPQVINYLKARLNYADVGNGLVRRRSIDTYSFDASPWGSINTVSLNATIVDPDLKAQHSISKEAGFDLWMFSNRLKLDFTYFVKDQKDQIDNIPLVQGTGYTGLLTNIGDVRNKGFEWGLNFTPIKTKDFTWDVSASFTHYKATITRLSDKFAPAGYVFASYDGKTKVKLAEGEVIGSIYEENPILRVKTGKYAGMPLLDSKEGKIQKSSDERDRGKLGNFNPDFILGLNTTLKYKQFTLGLVGSLRKGGKYVSVNQQYAESNGRAMTTLGSGDNNPWWVGGRDAAHGGLVWPAENASDYAAINSNNNDKRSDFQDASYVKGVFLNPNYKGDPAAATDADYIVNGANPKNTFYDFPYNGYGDIIWNFSATRTYDATNFKMREITLAYTLPKNLTSKYNLNNVSLAFIGRNLFQWNASGRNEDPESAFTGVGTNQGILRATLPAIRSYGLKLSLDF from the coding sequence ATGAAGGACAACTCTACTATGGGGCGAATGCTGAAGCGAATCCTACTGACGACGATGGTTGTGAGCGGATGCTTCGCGATGGTTTGGGCACAAACCAGAACCATTACGGGGAAAATTACCTCGAAAGAAGACGGGAACGCTATGCCAGGTGTGAATATCGTCTTGAAAGGCACCCAGCGTGGTTCGAGCAGTAACGCAACGGGCAACTTTTCAATCGAAGTTCCAAACAACAATGCCGTACTGGTTTTTTCTTTTGTAGGCTACAAAACCCAAGAAATCCCAGTGGCTTCGCGTAGTATCATTGAAATAGCATTGGAGCCAGGCGCTGAAAGCCTCCAAGAGGTGGTGGTGACTGCCTTGGGCATTAACCGCGAAAAACGTTCATTGGCCTATTCGGTGGGAGAATTAAAATCAGAAGACATCGTGAAGGCATCTAACCCTAACTTGTTGAAAGCGCTGGACGGAAAAGTGAGCGGGGTTAATCTCACAAGCTTGAGTAGCGACCCCACTTCGTCGGTATTGGTGAACATTCGTGGGTCGTCGGCGATGCCTACCTTGAGCGATGCCAACGTTTCGTTGAAAAGTCAGCCTTTGTACGTCATCAACGGTGTGCCCGTAGGTACGCAGTCGTTTACCAACAAAGACGGGGTTGATTTTGGAAACATTCTTTCGCAACTGAACCCTGAAGACATCGCCTCGGTAACCATCCTGAAAGGTGGAAGTGCTGGTGCGCTTTACGGCGCTGAAGGTGGTAATGGGGTGATTATGATTACGACCAAATCGGGCGTGGGATTGAAAAAAGGAATTGGGGTGAGCTTCACATCGGCGGCAACGACCGAAAAAGCCTACCAGTTTTTCCCCGAACAAACGGTGTTTGGACAAGGAGAACGCGCTTATGAATGGCAATATGACAATACTGATACTTGGGGGCCAACTCTTGATGGAACATACAAAGCGGATTACTGGGACGTAGCGGCCAAGCAATGGAAAAACGGCCCAATGGTATCGTCGGGCGAAGACCGCGTGAAAGAATACCTACGAACAGGTAGTACACTGACCAACACCGTGGGAGTGACTGGCAACTACGATAAAGGTTCGTTCCGTTTTTCGATTTCGGACATGAACAACAGAGGCGTGATGCCTAACACCAAGACCGATCAGAAGTCGTTTACGTTGAATACCACTTACAATTTGACCAAAGACATTCGCGTATCGGTGAGCGGTAATTACATCAAAACGTTTACTCCCAACAAGGCGAACGTAACAGGTTCAAACAGTGTGTTAAACGATTTGTTGTTCAATTTACCGACTAACCTACAGCCACTTTCGCAAATGCGCGATTATTGGTTGACAGGTTTTGCGGGAGTTCGCCAAAACGGAGCCATTATGAAAGACAATGGTATCGACGTGGCTCAAAACAACCCTTGGTGGATTACCTACGAAAAAATCCACAAGTTTGCGCGAGACAATTACTTTGGCAAAGCGCAACTAGACTGGCAATTGTCGAAACCATTCTCTTTGATGCTCCGTACGGGTATGCAAAACGTAAGAGAAAACTATGAATTGCGCCAATCTTGGGGAGCAAAAGGTGATGCCTACGGACAATACGTCGTGGGCAACAACAACAGCATGGAAGCCAACACGGATGCGATTTTGACTTACAACAACACATTTGGCAAAATGAACTTGTCGGTGTCGGGTGGGGGTAACTACCGCTTTACCAATGCCAGTACGCTCGAAATCACGGGAGGAGATTTGAGTTCGCCTAACTTGTTTACGCTTGCCAACATCAAAGCAGGAACGCTGACGGTGAGTGGTACAAGTACCAACTTAGGTACAAACGTAGGCGCCCCTTATTTCAACGGAAAATCAGTAAGTGCGTACGGAACGGCGAACCTTAGCTACGACAACAAGTTGTTTTTGGAAGTAACGGGCCGCAACGATTGGAAAGGGGCGTACGCGCAAGAAAAAATCAGCTATTTCTATCCATCGGCTTCGTTGAGCTGGGTGGCTTCCGAATCATTTAAGTTGCCACAAGTGATTAACTATTTGAAAGCCCGCTTAAACTACGCCGACGTAGGAAACGGTTTGGTGCGTCGTCGTTCGATTGATACGTACAGTTTTGACGCCAGTCCTTGGGGTTCTATCAATACGGTTAGCTTGAATGCAACCATCGTTGACCCTGATTTGAAAGCGCAACACTCAATTTCTAAAGAAGCGGGTTTTGACCTTTGGATGTTTAGCAATCGCTTGAAACTTGATTTTACCTACTTCGTAAAAGACCAAAAAGACCAAATCGACAACATTCCGTTGGTACAAGGAACAGGTTATACGGGCTTGTTGACCAACATCGGCGACGTCCGCAACAAAGGGTTTGAGTGGGGATTGAACTTTACACCTATCAAAACCAAAGATTTCACATGGGATGTTTCGGCAAGTTTTACGCACTACAAAGCAACCATCACCCGCTTGTCTGACAAATTTGCGCCTGCAGGATATGTGTTTGCCAGCTACGATGGTAAAACAAAAGTGAAATTGGCCGAAGGCGAAGTAATCGGAAGTATCTACGAAGAAAACCCCATTTTGCGCGTAAAAACGGGTAAATACGCAGGGATGCCTTTGTTGGACAGCAAAGAAGGCAAAATCCAGAAATCAAGTGATGAGCGTGACCGTGGTAAACTCGGTAACTTCAACCCTGATTTTATCTTAGGCTTGAATACGACATTGAAGTACAAGCAATTTACGCTTGGGTTGGTAGGAAGCTTGCGTAAAGGAGGTAAGTACGTATCGGTAAACCAGCAGTATGCGGAATCGAACGGGCGCGCCATGACGACCTTGGGCTCGGGCGACAACAACCCTTGGTGGGTAGGTGGACGTGACGCGGCGCACGGTGGTTTGGTATGGCCTGCTGAAAATGCCAGCGACTATGCGGCCATCAACTCAAACAACAACGACAAACGCTCGGATTTCCAAGATGCTAGTTACGTAAAAGGCGTTTTCTTGAATCCCAACTACAAAGGAGATCCTGCCGCTGCTACTGACGCCGACTACATCGTAAATGGGGCAAATCCTAAAAATACGTTCTACGATTTTCCTTACAACGGCTACGGTGACATCATCTGGAACTTCTCAGCCACCAGAACGTACGATGCGACCAACTTCAAAATGAGAGAAATCACGTTGGCATACACATTGCCCAAAAACCTGACCTCTAAGTATAACCTCAACAACGTATCGTTGGCGTTTATTGGCCGTAATTTGTTCCAATGGAATGCCTCTGGCCGCAATGAAGACCCTGAGTCAGCTTTTACGGGGGTAGGTACCAACCAAGGTATTTTGAGAGCAACCTTGCCAGCGATTCGTTCGTACGGATTGAAGCTTTCTCTTGATTTTTAA
- a CDS encoding RNA polymerase sigma factor produces MACINEYVLRKVIQGDELAFTQLYNHYKTPATKFCVSLIKEEEEAENMVHDVFIKIWEKRGQINPDLNFNSYLFTCLRNLAFDYFKKVEKNQTLRQEYFDRMEEAYEVAPDTEEAKIVLLRAGIEALSEKRKQILKLNVEEGKSYQEIAELMRISKNTVKNQLVKAKQFLRERVDLAAAL; encoded by the coding sequence ATGGCTTGTATCAATGAATACGTCTTACGGAAAGTAATCCAAGGAGACGAACTCGCTTTTACTCAGTTGTATAATCACTACAAGACGCCAGCCACAAAATTTTGTGTTTCTCTGATCAAAGAAGAGGAAGAGGCGGAAAACATGGTACACGATGTTTTTATCAAAATTTGGGAGAAAAGAGGGCAAATTAACCCTGATCTGAATTTTAATTCTTATCTGTTTACGTGTCTTCGCAATTTGGCTTTCGATTATTTCAAAAAAGTAGAAAAGAATCAGACGTTGAGGCAAGAGTATTTTGACAGAATGGAAGAGGCGTACGAGGTAGCACCTGACACTGAAGAAGCTAAAATTGTGCTACTAAGGGCTGGGATTGAGGCGCTGTCGGAGAAAAGAAAGCAAATCTTAAAATTGAATGTGGAAGAAGGGAAATCGTATCAAGAAATCGCAGAATTGATGCGAATTTCAAAAAATACCGTTAAAAATCAGTTAGTTAAGGCAAAGCAGTTTTTACGAGAACGCGTTGATTTAGCAGCAGCACTCTAA
- a CDS encoding two-component regulator propeller domain-containing protein, giving the protein MKFCITCLSIVGCLLGSWITSHAQNSPYLDTPFWQETHEAHPTTDEVRSVVATPDGKLWIATPRGVFRKSASQSAWEAITSDGPSYTVFAETPSTLWLGTWNGAYRYSNHKLERVSGTDGPISVFCASPEGTYAIGPTGMWRFDGRSFVKKEVQIPRSVRAALCDVKGDVWLATDVGLYNINKVGSTRILKAKDEVMSGYIKGVAMDAQQQLWAAGLGGVSVMNNYKKIQEITTQNNLPTVYVTCLNKAPDGTMWVGTEKGIVRYTNPSKGSLLFSQRWLLHDHINAISFDAVGNAYLATPKGVSVIKKQRMTLASKNDFFQDVLLKRHIRAPWIAGQCWLEKAGDISSWKPEDDDNDGEYTGNYLAMESFRYATTHAPDAKENAKKAFLFLQKLQQITDTDGFFARTIVPADWTRVHDGNRQYTPQELADELVKEPRFKPVETRWHQSKDGQWLWKGDTSSDEMCGHFFGYFFYYELVADEAEKKVIRTHVTRIMDYLIKHNFNFVDIDGKATRWSVWSPDQLNRDPEWAPDCAQNSMEMLGFLLFTYHITQNPLYQQHYLRLIEKEHYLDNMAQVLQQNPAWFIYFDVVLQAYIYPILLKCEKDPTRLAFYQKHMDDWFEKRKGDQNPLINFIYCYARNKQVELKPSVDFLVDTPLDLIDWPIDHRQREDVAIVRVPVLEDEQVNILQPPSIRMTVRWDKNPWTAAGGDPHREREPVFWQLPYWMGRYLGMIR; this is encoded by the coding sequence ATGAAGTTTTGCATCACTTGTTTGTCAATCGTTGGGTGTCTCTTGGGTAGCTGGATTACTTCCCACGCACAAAATAGCCCTTATTTAGATACTCCCTTTTGGCAAGAAACCCACGAAGCCCACCCTACCACCGACGAAGTGAGAAGCGTAGTGGCAACTCCCGATGGCAAACTTTGGATTGCTACTCCGCGTGGCGTATTTCGTAAAAGTGCCTCCCAGTCTGCGTGGGAAGCCATCACCAGCGATGGCCCCTCCTATACCGTTTTTGCCGAAACCCCTTCTACACTCTGGTTGGGCACTTGGAACGGTGCTTATCGCTACTCCAACCACAAACTGGAGCGAGTCTCGGGTACTGACGGCCCCATCTCCGTTTTTTGTGCTTCTCCCGAAGGTACCTATGCCATTGGCCCAACGGGTATGTGGCGTTTTGACGGCCGTAGTTTTGTCAAAAAAGAGGTGCAAATCCCCCGTTCAGTTCGGGCTGCACTCTGTGATGTGAAAGGAGATGTATGGCTTGCTACGGACGTCGGCTTATATAATATTAATAAGGTAGGATCTACGCGTATTTTGAAGGCAAAAGATGAAGTCATGAGCGGGTATATCAAAGGTGTGGCGATGGATGCCCAACAGCAGCTCTGGGCCGCGGGGCTTGGCGGGGTTAGTGTTATGAACAACTACAAGAAAATCCAAGAAATCACCACTCAGAATAACCTCCCGACTGTGTATGTCACTTGCCTCAATAAAGCCCCCGATGGTACTATGTGGGTAGGTACCGAAAAAGGCATAGTCCGATATACCAATCCTAGCAAAGGTTCTTTGTTATTTAGTCAGCGGTGGTTGCTCCACGACCACATCAATGCCATTTCTTTTGATGCTGTGGGCAACGCTTATCTAGCTACTCCCAAAGGGGTCAGCGTCATCAAAAAACAGCGAATGACCTTGGCCTCCAAAAACGATTTTTTTCAAGATGTACTGCTCAAACGCCACATCCGCGCCCCTTGGATTGCGGGGCAATGTTGGCTCGAAAAAGCAGGAGACATTTCGAGCTGGAAACCCGAAGATGACGACAACGACGGCGAATATACAGGCAATTACCTCGCAATGGAGAGTTTTCGCTACGCAACAACTCACGCACCCGACGCCAAAGAAAACGCGAAAAAGGCTTTTCTTTTCTTGCAAAAACTACAACAAATCACTGATACCGATGGCTTTTTTGCGCGTACCATTGTGCCTGCCGATTGGACGAGGGTGCACGATGGCAACCGTCAATATACTCCTCAGGAATTAGCCGATGAGTTGGTCAAAGAACCTCGTTTTAAGCCCGTCGAAACGCGCTGGCATCAATCAAAAGACGGACAATGGCTCTGGAAAGGAGATACCAGTAGCGATGAGATGTGTGGGCACTTCTTTGGGTATTTTTTTTATTATGAACTCGTGGCCGATGAAGCAGAAAAAAAGGTCATTCGCACCCACGTAACACGCATTATGGACTACCTTATTAAGCATAATTTCAACTTTGTTGACATCGACGGAAAAGCTACTCGCTGGTCGGTATGGTCGCCCGACCAGCTCAACCGCGACCCCGAGTGGGCACCCGACTGCGCGCAAAACTCTATGGAAATGCTCGGATTTCTTTTGTTTACCTACCACATTACCCAAAATCCCCTTTACCAACAGCATTACCTTCGCCTCATCGAAAAAGAGCATTATCTCGACAATATGGCCCAGGTTCTTCAGCAAAACCCCGCTTGGTTCATCTATTTTGACGTGGTTTTGCAAGCCTACATTTACCCCATTTTGCTCAAATGCGAAAAAGACCCCACTCGCCTCGCTTTTTACCAAAAACACATGGACGACTGGTTTGAAAAACGCAAAGGTGACCAAAATCCACTCATCAACTTCATCTACTGTTATGCCCGCAACAAGCAAGTAGAGCTAAAACCGTCCGTTGATTTTCTAGTGGATACGCCACTCGATCTTATTGATTGGCCCATCGACCACCGCCAACGCGAGGACGTCGCGATTGTCAGAGTGCCCGTTTTGGAAGACGAACAAGTCAATATTTTACAACCACCCAGCATCCGAATGACGGTACGCTGGGATAAAAACCCCTGGACTGCCGCTGGCGGCGACCCGCACCGCGAACGCGAACCTGTCTTTTGGCAATTACCCTACTGGATGGGGCGCTATTTGGGGATGATTCGATAG